A stretch of the Bacillota bacterium genome encodes the following:
- a CDS encoding calcium-translocating P-type ATPase, SERCA-type, with protein MVAEKWYRLRAAAVVKQLQSDEKRGLTEKEAARRLRQYGPNELESAPPVSGWEIFWAQFQDFMILVLMGATAISFLLGEVVDAIAILAIVFVNAILGFIQEYRAERSLQALQELAAPYTLVTRDGKALQIDSRELVPGDIVTLEGGDRVPADIRLLQTNMFQVEEAALTGESIPVTKDAERVLTGDVALGDTVNMAFMGTTVTKGRAIGIVVSTGMDTEIGKIADLIGTADDEETPLQRRLHQLGKWLLAGSLLVVALVFVAGVLRGFPVYRMFLTAVSLAVAAIPEGLPAVVTIALALGVQRMIKRNAIVRRLPAVESLGCATVICSDKTGTLTQNQMTVTEMALVGRRLQVTGSGYTPVGEVLEDRRPVSPDAPDLALAAKVCAICNHAQLQPRDSGAGLMAAVSRRLGLQGRSKDYQLFGDPTEGALLVLAAKLGQPLDESQRRNQVIGELPFDSDRKRMTTITQEGGRVLAWVKGAPDVILPLCNRVQDGGRVRPITASDLRQMRRINESMAQGALRVLALAYRELPSDRSRRRDWVESEVESQLVLVGLVGMIDPPRPEARQAIRVAAEAGIRTIMVTGDHLQTAEAVALQLGLIKSGQRGLAGTAIDAMSDEELRQVLRTTSVFARVSPRHKLRIVRALKADGEVVAMTGDGVNDAPAIKEADIGVSMGINGTDVTKEASDMVLADDNFATIVAAVEEGRGIYDNIRKFIRYLLGCNVGEVLTMFLATMLSLPLPLVPIQILWMNLVTDGLPAIALGVDPVHPSVMQRPPRDADEGVFSRGLHVKILVRGFLIGTCTLLVFVYELFMNSRDLDIARTMAFTTLVMSQLFFVFQCRSEDRGILEVGLFTNPYLVIAVLISLGMQIAVMYLPWLQPVFKTVALGWQHWQIVLIFSGWSIVADIILRGIRSLFSRRVATVTVGQEVLK; from the coding sequence ATGGTAGCAGAGAAGTGGTATCGGCTCAGAGCGGCTGCTGTGGTCAAGCAGTTGCAGTCCGATGAAAAGCGGGGACTAACGGAGAAAGAGGCGGCAAGGCGGTTGCGGCAATATGGTCCCAATGAGTTAGAATCCGCTCCGCCGGTTTCAGGCTGGGAGATTTTCTGGGCCCAATTCCAGGACTTTATGATCCTTGTCTTGATGGGAGCCACAGCGATTTCCTTCTTGTTAGGTGAAGTAGTTGATGCCATTGCTATTCTAGCTATAGTCTTTGTCAATGCCATTTTAGGCTTCATTCAAGAGTATCGTGCCGAGCGCTCTTTACAGGCCTTGCAGGAATTGGCGGCTCCTTATACCTTGGTAACTCGGGATGGTAAGGCTCTGCAAATTGATTCCAGGGAATTGGTCCCTGGGGATATCGTGACCTTAGAGGGAGGAGACCGGGTTCCCGCGGACATTCGTTTGCTCCAAACCAACATGTTTCAGGTAGAGGAGGCGGCCCTGACGGGAGAAAGCATTCCTGTAACCAAGGACGCCGAGAGAGTGCTCACCGGTGATGTCGCCTTAGGGGATACAGTAAATATGGCCTTTATGGGGACAACGGTTACCAAGGGCAGGGCAATTGGGATCGTGGTTTCCACCGGCATGGATACTGAGATAGGTAAAATCGCTGATCTCATTGGGACTGCCGATGACGAGGAAACACCATTGCAAAGGCGTTTGCATCAGTTGGGCAAGTGGCTGTTGGCAGGAAGCCTCTTGGTTGTCGCCCTTGTGTTTGTCGCTGGTGTCCTTCGGGGATTTCCAGTGTATCGGATGTTTCTCACTGCGGTGAGTTTGGCCGTTGCCGCGATTCCGGAAGGGTTACCGGCGGTGGTGACCATTGCCTTGGCCCTTGGGGTCCAGAGAATGATTAAACGCAACGCCATTGTGCGCCGGCTGCCGGCGGTGGAGTCTTTGGGCTGTGCCACGGTAATCTGTTCCGACAAGACCGGCACTCTAACTCAGAATCAGATGACGGTAACGGAGATGGCGCTAGTCGGGAGACGACTGCAGGTAACCGGTAGCGGGTACACTCCAGTAGGAGAGGTTCTTGAAGACCGCAGGCCCGTATCCCCCGACGCGCCGGACCTAGCCTTGGCCGCCAAGGTTTGTGCCATCTGCAATCACGCCCAGCTGCAACCACGAGACAGCGGTGCCGGCTTGATGGCAGCGGTGAGTCGAAGACTAGGATTACAGGGTAGAAGCAAAGATTACCAACTCTTTGGGGATCCCACCGAGGGAGCCTTGCTGGTGTTAGCTGCCAAATTGGGCCAGCCCCTGGATGAATCCCAGCGCCGCAACCAGGTAATTGGAGAACTGCCCTTTGATTCCGATCGGAAGAGGATGACCACCATCACCCAGGAAGGGGGGCGGGTATTGGCTTGGGTCAAGGGTGCCCCTGACGTGATCCTTCCGCTGTGCAATCGAGTTCAGGATGGCGGGCGAGTCCGTCCCATCACTGCCAGTGATCTGAGGCAGATGCGCCGGATTAATGAATCCATGGCTCAGGGAGCCCTTCGGGTCTTGGCCTTAGCCTATCGAGAGCTTCCCTCCGACAGGAGCAGAAGACGGGATTGGGTGGAATCAGAGGTGGAATCGCAGCTGGTATTGGTTGGGCTAGTGGGTATGATAGATCCACCGCGACCAGAGGCTAGACAGGCGATTAGAGTTGCAGCTGAGGCGGGAATTCGCACCATCATGGTGACCGGTGATCATCTCCAGACCGCGGAAGCCGTTGCCCTCCAGTTGGGTCTGATCAAGTCGGGACAAAGGGGCCTGGCCGGAACAGCCATCGATGCCATGAGCGATGAAGAGCTGCGGCAGGTACTGCGGACAACATCGGTATTTGCCCGGGTTTCCCCTCGGCACAAACTACGGATAGTCAGAGCCTTGAAGGCCGACGGTGAAGTGGTAGCTATGACCGGTGATGGGGTCAATGATGCTCCAGCCATCAAGGAAGCGGATATCGGTGTGAGTATGGGAATTAATGGTACCGATGTGACTAAAGAGGCGTCGGATATGGTACTGGCCGATGACAACTTCGCTACCATCGTCGCGGCTGTGGAAGAAGGTCGAGGAATTTACGATAACATCCGCAAGTTTATCCGTTACCTGCTGGGCTGCAACGTTGGTGAGGTCTTGACCATGTTCCTGGCGACAATGCTGTCCTTGCCCTTGCCCTTGGTGCCGATTCAGATTCTGTGGATGAATCTGGTGACCGATGGTCTTCCCGCAATCGCTTTAGGCGTTGACCCGGTGCATCCTTCGGTGATGCAGCGCCCACCCCGTGATGCCGATGAAGGAGTATTTTCTCGGGGTTTGCATGTAAAAATCCTGGTTCGAGGCTTTCTCATTGGAACCTGTACCTTGTTGGTGTTTGTCTATGAGCTTTTCATGAATTCACGTGACCTGGATATTGCCCGGACGATGGCCTTTACCACCTTGGTAATGTCCCAGCTCTTTTTTGTCTTTCAGTGCCGGTCTGAAGATCGAGGAATTCTAGAGGTCGGCCTTTTCACTAATCCTTACCTAGTGATCGCGGTTCTAATTTCTCTAGGTATGCAAATAGCTGTGATGTACTTACCCTGGCTGCAGCCGGTGTTTAAGACCGTTGCCCTTGGCTGGCAGCATTGGCAGATCGTCTTGATTTTCTCTGGCTGGTCGATTGTTGCCGATATTATCCTGCGGGGGATCCGTTCTTTGTTTTCCCGTCGGGTGGCGACGGTGACGGTGGGGCAGGAAGTCCTCAAATGA
- a CDS encoding DUF370 domain-containing protein: protein MTLINIGFGNVVAANRLVAIVSPESAPIKRLIQDARERGRLIDATYGRRTRAVIITDSEHIILSAVQPETVAHRLNSREGAGEPID, encoded by the coding sequence ATTACACTGATCAATATTGGATTTGGCAACGTCGTTGCCGCAAACCGTTTGGTGGCTATCGTCAGTCCTGAGTCGGCACCAATCAAACGGTTGATCCAGGATGCTCGAGAGCGAGGCCGATTGATCGACGCCACCTATGGTCGACGGACCAGAGCGGTAATCATTACCGATAGCGAACACATTATTTTGTCAGCGGTTCAACCAGAGACAGTGGCCCACCGCCTGAATTCTCGAGAAGGCGCTGGTGAGCCTATTGACTAA
- the gmk gene encoding guanylate kinase produces the protein MNEKGFLLVLSGPSGVGKNTVLNATMQLRNDLVYSVSATTRPKRPHEVDGVNYFFLSEEAFQTAIEQGQLLEWAEFVGHKYGTPRSFVEEHLAKGYVVVMDVDIQGAKQIRERMPDAVLVFLLPPTITELEARLRGRDTETSEAIDRRLAAAYDELKEGVAYDYAIVNERVEDAAQQLSAIITAEQCKVARTDYYLSMQRILDKEGQDL, from the coding sequence TTGAATGAAAAGGGCTTTCTGCTGGTCCTGTCGGGACCATCGGGAGTCGGTAAGAACACTGTACTAAATGCAACAATGCAACTACGTAATGACTTGGTCTATTCGGTTTCCGCTACCACTCGTCCGAAAAGGCCCCATGAAGTTGATGGGGTTAATTACTTTTTCCTGTCGGAGGAAGCCTTTCAGACCGCCATCGAGCAGGGACAACTCCTGGAGTGGGCGGAGTTCGTTGGGCACAAATACGGCACACCACGGTCCTTCGTAGAAGAACATTTGGCGAAGGGTTACGTCGTGGTCATGGACGTAGATATCCAAGGGGCCAAGCAGATTCGAGAGCGGATGCCTGATGCGGTCCTAGTGTTTCTTTTGCCGCCGACCATCACCGAGTTGGAGGCCCGACTGCGGGGGCGGGATACTGAGACTTCCGAGGCCATTGACCGCAGATTGGCCGCCGCCTATGACGAGCTAAAGGAAGGCGTAGCCTATGACTACGCGATAGTAAATGAGCGGGTAGAGGATGCCGCTCAGCAGCTCAGCGCGATTATCACCGCGGAACAGTGTAAAGTTGCCAGAACTGATTATTATCTCTCTATGCAGAGGATTTTGGATAAGGAGGGGCAGGATTTATGA
- a CDS encoding tetratricopeptide repeat protein, protein MDRLKSMRRFTVALVLVVILGLGAGVGLGYMNTERLISDGLILGSIGALRYSVEVLSQARDQAISRESQAEVEASQALVFLAASQDAADQGQDPTPYLQRARTHLQAAIGLDIDNAFLYSLLGDVEFAVGNVGSATVAYERALEHEPDAVDALFGLGRIDVQAGRTEEALETLHKAQELAPDHLGIALLLAEQLAATSRYEEAVEILTKVELFDPRVPQVHFQLATYYHALGQFDEALHRIERTLDLDPEFGPAHKLRERIQTP, encoded by the coding sequence ATGGATAGACTGAAGAGCATGAGAAGATTCACCGTGGCCTTGGTATTGGTCGTGATCCTGGGGTTGGGCGCCGGGGTTGGTCTTGGCTATATGAACACTGAGAGACTGATTTCCGATGGCTTGATCCTCGGCAGCATCGGAGCCCTGCGTTACTCGGTGGAGGTCCTTTCCCAGGCCAGGGACCAAGCAATTAGTCGGGAAAGTCAAGCAGAAGTCGAGGCTAGCCAGGCTTTGGTTTTTCTGGCGGCCAGCCAGGACGCGGCGGATCAGGGACAGGATCCCACTCCGTATCTGCAGCGAGCTCGGACTCATCTGCAGGCAGCCATCGGTTTGGACATAGACAACGCCTTCTTGTACAGCCTATTGGGGGACGTCGAATTCGCAGTTGGCAATGTGGGGAGCGCAACGGTGGCCTATGAAAGGGCTTTGGAGCACGAGCCCGATGCCGTTGACGCCTTGTTTGGACTGGGTCGGATTGACGTTCAGGCCGGCAGGACTGAGGAAGCCCTTGAGACTTTGCACAAGGCGCAGGAACTGGCTCCCGATCATCTGGGGATAGCTTTGTTGCTGGCTGAGCAATTGGCGGCGACCAGTCGATACGAAGAGGCTGTTGAGATCTTGACTAAAGTGGAGCTTTTTGACCCTCGGGTGCCCCAGGTACATTTTCAGCTGGCCACCTATTACCACGCGTTGGGGCAATTTGATGAGGCCTTACATCGGATCGAAAGAACCCTTGACCTGGACCCTGAGTTTGGTCCAGCGCACAAACTGCGGGAAAGAATACAGACTCCATAG
- a CDS encoding YicC family protein has translation MAFSMTGYGMGVAEDKVRVTVEIKTVNHRYLDFFIRVPRGFMSFEDVVRQEVSQRLHRGRAEIVVTVEDFADTNRTVTIDWGLVKGYEAALKELEKTLGIHYQARGEHILQQPDVLIPESVAPEDVEPTLREAMHRALDNLLAMRAREGEALAQDILQRVAKLEALTQQLREQAPKVVASYHQKLKERVAELVQQVPVDEERLALEVAIFADKTNVTEELVRLDSHLNQFRTILQQEGPIGRKLDFLIQEIQRELNTTASKANDSTASQLVVEGKAELEKIREQVQNIE, from the coding sequence ATGGCGTTCAGTATGACAGGCTATGGTATGGGGGTTGCAGAGGATAAGGTTCGGGTGACCGTAGAGATCAAGACGGTCAATCACCGGTACCTAGATTTTTTTATCCGAGTTCCCCGGGGTTTCATGAGCTTTGAAGATGTGGTCAGGCAAGAAGTATCCCAGCGTCTTCATCGTGGGAGAGCGGAAATAGTGGTCACCGTGGAGGATTTTGCCGACACAAATAGAACTGTGACCATCGATTGGGGCCTAGTTAAAGGCTATGAGGCTGCCCTGAAGGAACTGGAGAAGACCCTGGGGATCCATTACCAGGCCCGGGGTGAGCATATTTTACAACAACCCGATGTTTTGATTCCAGAATCTGTGGCCCCGGAAGATGTGGAACCGACGCTGCGGGAAGCGATGCATCGGGCTTTGGATAACCTGTTGGCGATGCGGGCCCGGGAGGGTGAAGCTTTGGCCCAGGATATCCTGCAACGGGTTGCCAAACTAGAAGCCTTGACGCAGCAGCTGCGGGAACAGGCTCCCAAGGTAGTGGCCAGTTACCACCAGAAGCTCAAGGAGCGGGTGGCAGAGCTGGTGCAGCAGGTGCCCGTTGATGAGGAGCGTTTGGCCCTTGAGGTGGCGATTTTTGCTGACAAGACCAACGTGACGGAGGAACTGGTTAGACTGGACAGTCACCTTAATCAGTTTCGGACCATTCTCCAACAGGAGGGCCCCATTGGTCGGAAGTTGGATTTTCTGATTCAGGAGATTCAACGGGAACTAAACACCACTGCATCAAAGGCCAACGACTCGACGGCATCTCAGCTGGTGGTTGAGGGGAAGGCGGAATTGGAGAAAATCCGTGAACAAGTCCAGAATATAGAATAG